In Aspergillus oryzae RIB40 DNA, chromosome 6, one genomic interval encodes:
- the coq4 gene encoding ubiquinone biosynthesis protein COQ4 (protein involved in ubiquinone biosynthesis): MSVLRRRGALSLRELSLSTPVTVVSCRARSFSVNNRPPPKYPGHVPLNFVERGALAVGSAVGALLNPRRADLIAACGEATATPYFIYRLRDAMLSDPTGRQILRERPRITSETLPLPYLRSLPENSVGRTYAAWLDREGVSPDTRDNVQYIDDEECAYVMQRYRECHDFYHAVTGLPTFVEGEIALKAFEFLNTLIPMTGLSMFAAVRLKPAERERFFALWLPWAVRSGLASKELINVYWEKILEKDVDELRGELGIEKPPDMREIRRMIREQKKREKERLQQSA, encoded by the exons ATGTCGGTCCTTAGGAGGCGCGGAGCCCTGAGTCTCCGCGAATTAAGCTTGTCAACACCTGTTACGGTAGTAAGCTGTCGCGCGCGGTCTTTCTCCGTGAATAATCGCCCGCCGCCAAAGTATCCCGGCCATGTCCCGCTGAACTTCGTCGAGCGTGGTGCTCTGGCGGTTGGGTCTGCTGTGGGAGCTTTGTTGAATCCTCGGAGAGCAG ATCTCATCGCAGCCTGTGGTGAAGCAACCGCAACCCCCTACTTCATTTACCGTCTCCGTGACGCCATGCTCTCGGACCCAACCGGCCGCCAGATCCTCCGCGAACGTCCGCGCATCACCTCCGAAACCCTCCCCCTACCATACCTCCGCTCTCTCCCCGAGAACTCCGTCGGTCGGACCTATGCCGCCTGGCTTGACCGCGAAGGTGTCTCCCCCGATACCCGCGATAACGTCCAATACATCGACGATGAGGAATGCGCATACGTCATGCAGCGCTACCGGGAGTGTCATGACTTCTACCACGCAGTGACGGGTCTGCCGACCTTCGTTGAGGGGGAGATAGCGCTAAAGGCGTTTGAATTTCTAAATACGCTTATTCCCATGACGGGGTTGAGTATGTTTGCTGcggtgaggttgaagccTGCGGAGCGGGAGCGGTTCTTTGCGTTGTGGTTACCGTGGGCGGTCAGGAGTGGGCTTGCGAGTAAGGAGTTGATTAATGTTTATTGGGAGAAGattctggagaaggatgtggatgagttACGGGGTGAATTGGGTATTGAGAAGCCCCCAGACATGAGGGAGATCAGGCGGATGATTAGGGAGCAGAAAAagcgggagaaggagaggttGCAGCAGAGTGCATAG
- a CDS encoding guanine nucleotide exchange factor SEC2 (guanine nucleotide exchange factor) codes for MGKTDRLNSTCLIAFHTYYSRHSFLSPSTMIPRTNNHKRSNSSDNRTLSPDRTLTKARSANDLSGVANGKPVPTVRSTSVGNFPESGFSTLKDPRLLSTSVETEPTESSFHHPDLSNEVAALSVKLVQAINNQTTLDDTLVATRQELEQAQTKIRTLESENEKYRRDIDQEVFIKKADVDYEILRLKAALADEKAQRALVEKEKKGIEQELETLTAALFEEANKMVAAAKLEREAVEKKNEQLRAQVKDTESLVASHQEQLAELKSVLQEMNITKDDIEAGTIGSTAPASPAKQQQQTPAIIKHSAETPVLAEPAPIQEELVPGPSTSFPHLIRPICRTDIHAFEEFKELFTLSSVSKPPSRATSGSYTGLNVMSLAAGFSSGGFGSASSSPAKSQTHSPNGSISSPQPANSHIPLKETRFYKRVLNEDIEPTLRLDAAPGISWLTRRAVLSGICDGSLVVEPMPASAKKYEFPCSLCGERRTGPVNERTHRFRTSDSETAQRYPLCVLCLEKVRSSCEFTGYLRLILDSHIRVGDTEDEKDAWEETVRLRERMFWSRIGGGVVPIFTQIVGLGSHSCANEQDPEPVAGDHSDVSGEVKEVLTTTSNDDDESNDHDPRRASLSEDPFESAASASPVSSTAVSAPYDGSEAQKYGKDEVSEQPLEQAEACVIANSGKHEDPKVLLQPGESAISQAAVTSCEKVDAQLSATENQQG; via the exons ATGGGAAAGACGGACCGACTGAATTCTACGTG TCTAATTGCTTTCCATACCTACTATTCACGCCATAGCTTcctctccccatccacaATGATCCCGCGTACCAACAACCACAAGCGATCTAATTCCTCCGACAACAGGACTCTTTCCCCCGATAGGACCCTCACGAAAGCCAGGTCTGCCAATGACCTTTCTGGAGTCGCAAACGGTAAACCCGTACCAACAGTACGCTCAACAAGTGTTGGGAATTTTCCCGAGAGTGGATTCAGCACCCTAAAAGACCCGAGACTCTTGAGCACTTCAGTAGAGACAGAGCCAACGGAATCATCATTTCATCACCCGGACCTGAGTAACGAGGTTGCTGCTTTGAGCGTGAAGCTGGTCCAAGCAATCAACAACCAAACAACCCTGGACGATACATTGGTTGCCACCCGTCAGGAACTTGAACAAGCTCAGACCAAGATTCGGACTTTAGAGTCGGAGAACGAGAAATATCGGCGGGATATCGACCAGGAAGTCTTTATCAAGAAAGCCGACGTAGACTATGAGATCTTACGGCTAAAGGCTGCATTGGCAGACGAGAAGGCACAGCGTGCCCttgtcgagaaggagaagaagggtaTTGAACAAGAGCTCGAGACGCTTACCGCCGCCCTTTTTGAAGAAGCTAACAAA ATGGTAGCTGCCGCTAAGCTTGAGCGTGAGGcagtagagaagaaaaacgaacAGTTACGTGCTCAAGTAAAAGATACCGAATCTTTAGTTGCGTCGCACCAGGAACAGCTGGCAGAACTCAAGTCTGTTTTGCAGGAGATGAACATTACTAAAGATGACATCGAAGCCGGTACGATTGGCTCTACCGCACCGGCGTCTCCagcgaagcagcagcagcagactCCAGCAATAATCAAACACAGTGCGGAAACCCCCGTGCTTGCAGAACCAGCCCCCATCCAAGAAGAATTAGTCCCAGGTCCATCTACTAGTTTCCCGCATCTGATCCGGCCTATATGCCGAACAGATATTCATGCATTCGAAGAGTTCAAGGAATTATTCACCTTGTCCAGTGTCTCCAAACCGCCCAGTCGTGCCACGAGTGGATCGTATACCGGCTTAAATGTTATGAGCTTAGCCGCGGGTTTTAGCAGTGGTGGTTTTGGCTCTGCATCGTCGTCACCCGCTAAATCTCAAACTCACTCCCCTAATGGAAGTATCTCCTCACCGCAACCAGCGAATTCGCATATTCCTCTGAAAGAGACACGTTTCTACAAGCGTGTGCTGAACGAAGACATCGAGCCAACGCTCAGGCTTGATGCAGCCCCTGGGATTTCGTGGCTGACACGACGTGCGGTTTTAAGTGGTATCTGTGACGGAAGTCTTGTGGTCGAGCCCATGCCGGCATCAGCGAAGAAATATGAATTTCCTTGCTCGCTCTGTGGTGAGCGCAGAACTGGCCCCGTCAATGAGAGAACCCACCGTTTCCGGACGTCCGACAGTGAGACGGCTCAACGGTACCCCTTGTGTGTTCTCTGCCTCGAGAAGGTTCGTTCTTCCTGCGAGTTCACTGGCTATCTCCGTCTTATCCTTGATTCGCATATCCGCGTTGGCGACACGGAAGACGAAAAGGATGCCTGGGAAGAAACAGTTCGTTTAAGGGAGAGAATGTTCTGGTCACGCATTGGGGGTGGTGTTGTCCCCATTTTCACACAAATTGTTGGCTTGGGAAGCCATTCATGCGCCAATGAGCAGGATCCAGAGCCTGTGGCTGGCGATCACAGCGATGTCTCCGGTGAGGTCAAAGAAGTCCTAACCACGACTagcaatgatgacgatgaatcGAACGATCACGACCCACGCAGAGCGTCTCTGAGTGAGGATCCTTTTGAGTCTGCTGCTTCAGCATCTCCAGTTAGCAGCACGGCAGTCTCAGCGCCGTATGATGGCAGCGAAGCTCAGAAATATGGCAAAGACGAGGTTTCTGAACAGCCTCTTGAGCAAGCAGAAGCCTGCGTGATTGCCAACTCTGGCAAGCACGAGGACCCGAAAGTCTTGCTGCAGCCTGGTGAATCAGCCATCAGCCAGGCTGCTGTCACCAGCTGCGAAAAAGTTGATGCACAACTTTCGGCAACTGAAAACCAGCAGGGGTAA
- a CDS encoding putative pre-mRNA splicing factor (splicing factor 3a, subunit 1) yields MASTSNGNTPNLPEEVSKPPEGVVLPPKDIRAIVEKTAGYVARNGIVFEDRVREKERNNPKFSFLNPNDPYASFYQWRLTEIKEGRGTSVSAGRPGEPAVAPEPEQPTGPEPPTEFHFSARMPIINAQDLEVVKLTALFVAKRGKSFMTALSQREARNFQFEFLRPQHSLYQFFTRLVDQYIILLRSEGLDQATSEKARLAELEHNVQNKYHILDRAKKRAEWVKYQEQQKQKKEEEEEQERIAYAQIDWHDFVVVETVLFTEADDQVDLPPPASLNDLQSASLEQKAMMSLNPLRIEEAMPTEEEAPTYYNAYPVQPEPMPQPVVQPAGPAFPPQVQPSQPLPVAAAAAQEEDQRIRERMEARDRAAATQAAAKAAPGQQPMRIRSDYVPRAQARRLNQSGATALCPNCHQQIPVAELDQHMRIELLDPRWKEQRAKAESRSATTNLSTADVVNNLKRLASQRSDVFDSTVLPGAPDPEEEARKKRMAFENAPGAGPTPPMVGPAGGPPNPQNMNIEEQIRHLHERYRQ; encoded by the exons ATGGCGTCTACAAGCAATGGAAATACCCCAAACTTGCCGGAGGAGGTGAGCAAACCTCCGGAAGGTGTTGTTCTGCCACCCAAAGATATTCGAG CGATCGTGGAGAAGACCGCAGGTTATGTTGCAAGGAACGGTATCGTCTTCGAAG ATCGCGTACGCGAGAAGGAACGCAATAACCCGAAATTCTCATTCCTCAACCCAAACGATCCTTATGCGAGCTTTTATCAGTGGCGACTTACGGAAATCAAGGAGGGCAGGGGAACTTCTGTGTCTGCAGGGCGACCGGGCGAGCCAGCTGTAGCTCCTGAGCCGGAGCAACCTACAGGTCCCGAACCGCCAACAGAGTTTCACTTTTCGGCGCGGATGCCGATAATCAACGCGCAAGACCTGGAGGTTGTTAAGCTTACGGCTCTATTCGTGGCCAAGAGGGGGAAATCCTTCATGACAGCCTTGTCCCAGCGAGAAGCCAGGAATTTCCAGTTTGAGTTCTTGCGCCCGCAACATAGTCTCTATCAATTTTTCACACGACTGGTCGACCAATATATCATATTGCTGCGATCAGAAGGACTTGACCAGGCGACGTCCGAAAAAGCCCGCCTAGCAGAATTGGAGCATAACGTGCAAAACAAGTATCATATTCTAGATCGCGCGAAGAAGCGCGCGGAGTGGGTGAAATACCAGGAAcagcagaaacaaaagaaagaggaagaggaagaacaagaacgcATCGCTTACGCGCAGATTGACTGGCATGACTTCGTGGTTGTCGAAACCGTGCTGTTCACAGAAGCCGATGACCAGGTTGACCTTCCCCCGCCCGCCTCTCTCAATGATCTCCAATCCGCTTCTCTGGAGCAGAAAGCTATGATGTCCCTAAACCCTCTTCGCATTGAAGAAGCCATGCCgacagaggaggaagcaCCGACCTATTATAACGCCTACCCGGTTCAACCAGAGCCAATGCCCCAGCCGGTCGTCCAGCCTGCTGGGCCAGCATTCCCTCCTCAAGTACAGCCCTCCCAACCCCTCCCAGTCGCTGCCGCCGCGGcacaggaggaagaccagcgtATCCGCGAGCGAATGGAGGCTCGCGATCGCGCCGCTGCAACTCAAGCGGCTGCCAAAGCCGCCCCAGGCCAACAACCGATGCGTATACGCTCCGACTATGTCCCGCGTGCGCAGGCACGCCGTCTCAACCAGTCTGGGGCAACGGCACTCTGTCCTAACTGTCACCAACAAATCCCAGTTGCCGAACTGGATCAACACATGCGTATTGAATTGCTCGATCCCCGGTGGAAAGAGCAACGCGCCAAGGCCGAATCCCGCAGCGCTACGACCAACCTGTCAACCGCCGACGTGGTCAACAACCTCAAACGTCTCGCCAGCCAGCGCAGCGACGTCTTCGATTCTACAGTACTTCCGGGGGCCCCCgatccggaagaagaagcgagaAAGAAGCGCATGGCGTTCGAGAATGCCCCTGGCGCAGGACCTACACCGCCGATGGTCGGTCCTGCCGGTGGCCCACCAAATCCTCAAAACATGAATATCGAAGAACAGATCAGACATCTTCACGAGCGTTACCGGCAATGA
- the pmt1 gene encoding protein mannosyltransferase 1 (dolichyl-phosphate-mannose:protein O-mannosyl transferase): MSPKSKNALEVQPPTKSTRSSSRSPRPKNRKKAPVETLNYGSDGVKDNSIFSLPTSDYKALVLVTLVATAVRLFRIYQPTSVVFDEVHFGGFASKYIKGRFFMDVHPPLAKLLITLAGWLAGFNGDFDFKEIGKDYLAAGVPYVAMRMLPAIMGVLTVSLMFLTLKASGCRTTTAVLGAGVVIFENALVTQSRLILLDSPLVFFTALTAMSFTSFTNQQELGPSHAFRGPWWFWLAATGLCLGATLSVKWVGLFTVAWVGSLTIIQLWVLLGDTNNVTPRLWFKHFFARFFCLIVIPLGFYCGMFAIHFLCLVNPGEGDGFMSSEFQATLNSKAMQDVPADVAFGSRITLRHHNTQGGYLHSHNHMYPTGSKQQQITLYPHKDENNVFIAENQTQPLGPDGEIAGPFAWDNITAEYIEDGAIIRLNHLMTQRRVHSHDERPPVTEADWQYEVSAYGFEGFAGDANDMFRVEIVKSMSEGEEAKKRLRTIQSKFKLVHVMTGCVLFSHKVKLPDWGWEQQEVTCAKGGTLPNSVWYIESNSHPMLPADAEKVNYRNPGFLGKFWELQKVMWTTNAGLTESHAWDSRPPSWPTLLRGINFWGADHRQIYLLGNPLIWWSSTLAIGIYVLFKGISILRWQRNCADYRNVNFKRFDYEVGTSVLGWAFHYFPFYLMARQLFLHHYLPALYFAIITLCQEFDFLANRIHALGLASRPAIGKALAGIFLALSIFTFTLYSPLVYGNPWTPDACRKVKLLDTWDFDCNTFHTDEEAEEADDANVTPEPQPPRAKARVEYRDQDGNILDEKLVAALAKEGKVSFETRHETRTRLEHGHEVEMINGQVAPPHPDVEAKPASEGNEATN, from the exons ATGTCGCCCAAATCCAAGAACGCCCTGGAGGTCCAGCCTCCAACGAAGTCTACCCGCTCCTCAAGTCGCTCCCCGAGGCCGAAAAACCGCAAGAAGGCACCCGTGGAAACGCTGAATTATGGTTCGGATGGAGTGAAGGACAACAGTATTTTCAGCCTTCCTACTTCCGACTACAAGGCCTTGGTTCTCGTCACCTTGGTCGCTACTGCTGTCCGTCTCTTTAGAATCTATCAGCCGACAAGCGTTGTCTTCGACGAAGTCCA TTTTGGTGGTTTTGCGTCAAAATATATCAAGGGCCGCTTTTTCATGGATGTTCACCCGCCACTCGCTAAACTTCTTATTACACTTGCGGGTTGGTTGGCTGGATTCAATGGCGATTTCGATTTCAAGGAAATTGGAAAGGACTATTTGGCAGCAGGAGTCCCATATGTGGCAATGCGAATGCTCCCAGCTATCATGGGTGTGCTTACGGTGtccttgatgttcttgacaTTGAAAGCATCGGGATGTCGCACCACGACTGCCGTGCTAGGTGCTGGTGTGGTGATATTCG AGAACGCCCTGGTCACCCAGTCTCGTCTGATCCTCTTAGACTCGCCGCTGGTGTTCTTTACTGCACTCACGGCCATGTCATTCACATCTTTCACGAACCAGCAAGAACTAGGCCCATCGCACGCCTTCCGTGGACCCTGGTGGTTTTGGTTAGCTGCTACTGGCCTATGTCTTGGTGCTACTTTAAGTGTTAAATGGGTTGGCCTTTTCACAGTTGCTTGGGTTGGTTCTCTAACCATCATTCAACTGtgggttcttcttggggaTACAAATAATGTCACTCCG CGCTTGTGGTTTAAGCATTTCTTTGCTCGGTTCTTCTGCCTCATCGTCATTCCATTGGGCTTCTACTGTGGAATGTTTGCAATCCATTTCCTGTGTCTGGTAAATCCGGGTGAGGGCGATGGTTTTATGTCGTCTGAGTTCCAGGCTACATTAAACTCGAAGGCGATGCAAGATGTTCCCGCTGACGTTGCTTTCGGCTCCCGTATCACGCTTCGTCACCATAATACGCAGGGTGGCTACCTTCATTCTCACAACCACATGTACCCTACAGGAAGCAAACAACAGCAGATTACACTCTATCCCCACAAGGACGAAAACAACGTCTTCATTGCGGAGAATCAGACTCAACCTCTTGGCCCTGACGGAGAAATCGCGGGTCCTTTTGCCTGGGATAACATTACCGCTGAGTATATTGAAGATGGTGCTATCATTAGATTGAACCACTTGATGACTCAGAGAAGAGTCCATTCACACGACGAGCGCCCCCCCGTGACTGAGGCGGATTGGCAATATGAAGTATCTGCCTATGGGTTCGAGGGGTTCGCTGGTGATGCAAATGATATGTTCCGCGTAGAAATCGTCAAGTCAATGTCAGAGGgcgaagaagccaagaagcgCTTGAGGACCATCCAATCCAAATTCAAGTTGGTGCACGTCATGACCGGCTGCGTCCTATTCTCCCACAAAGTCAAACTTCCCGACTGGGGCTGGGAGCAGCAAGAGGTGACTTGCGCGAAGGGAGGCACCTTGCCCAACAGTGTTTGGTACATCGAGTCCAACAGCCACCCAATGCTGCCGGCGGATGCAGAGAAGGTCAATTACCGAAACCCCGGGTTTTTGGGCAAGTTCTGGGAACTCCAGAAGGTGATGTGGACGACCAACGCGGGATTGACGGAGTCCCATGCTTGGGATTCGCGACCCCCGTCGTGGCCAACGCTGCTCCGTGGCATTAATTTCTGGGGCGCTGATCATCGCCAGATCTACCTCCTTGGCAACCCACTTATCTGGTGGTCCTCGACATTGGCAATTGGCATCTACGTACTATTTAAGGGAATCTCCATCCTTCGCTGGCAACGTAATTGTGCGGACTATCGGAACGTTAATTTCAAGAGATTTGACTACGAGGTTGGCACAAGTGTCTTAGGATGGGCCTTCCACTATTTCCCCTTCTACCTCATGGCCCGGCAACTCTTTCTCCATCATTATCTTCCAGCGCTTTACTTTGCCATTATCACCTTGTGTCAAGAATTCGACTTCCTTGCCAACCGTATCCATGCTCTTGGACTAGCATCCAGGCCCGCCATTGGCAAGGCGTTGGCCGGTATTTTCCTCGCACTGAGCATCTTCACTTTCACACTTTATTCTCCTTTGGTCTATGGCAACCCCTGGACTCCAGACGCTTGCCGCAAGGTGAAACTATTGGACACCTGGGATTTCGACTGCAACACTTTCCATACTGAC gaagaagcggaagaagcgGACGACGCTAATGTTACCCCGGAGCCCCAGCCCCCTCGTGCTAAGGCACGGGTTGAATACCGTGATCAGGATGGCAATATTttggacgagaagcttgttgCCGCCCTTGCCAAGGAGGGCAAAGTATCCTTTGAGACTCGCCATGAGACTCGTACTCGCTTGGAGCATGGCCATGAGGTCGAAATGATCAATGGCCAAGTAGCCCCACCGCATCCAGACGTTGAGG CAAAGCCCGCCAGTGAAGGGAACGAGGCTACTAACTAA